Genomic DNA from Hymenobacter jejuensis:
GACGCCATAGTGGCCGTGGACGACAAAGAGTTGCGCGAGTATTGCTAACAAAAAAGGCAACTTCATATGAAGTTGCCTTTTTCTTAACTAATTCACAATCAGGCAATTAAAATTCAGCGTTCTTCGGGAAGCGCGGGAAAGGAATCACGTCGCGGATGTTGGCCATGCCCGTTACAAAGAGTACCAAGCGCTCGAAGCCCAGCCCGAAGCCAGCGTGCGGGGCCGAGCCGAAACGGCGCAGGTCGAGGTACCACCAGAGCTCTTCTTCGGGCACATTCATCTGGGCCATGCGCGCCTGAAGCTTTTCCAGGTTTTCTTCACGCTGCGAACCCCCGATGATTTCGCCAATGCCGGGAAACAGGACGTCCATGGCGCGCACCGTGCGGTTGTCGTCGTTGAGCTTCATGTAGAAAGCCTTGATATCCTTTGGGTAGTCGGTCAGGATGACGGGCTTTTTAAAGTGCTTCTCGACTAGGTAGCGCTCGTGCTCGCTCTGCAAATCGGTGCCCCAATCAACGGGAAACTCAAACTTCTGCTTGGCTCCTTTCAGAATCTCAACGGCCTCGGTGTAGGTAAGGCGCTGGAAACCGTTGTCGACCACAAACTGCAAGCGACCCAGTAACTCCTTGTCGTACTGATCGTTGAGAAACTGCAAGTCGTCCGGGCATTTCTCCAGAGCGTAGCGCACGAGGCTCTTGAGGAAATCCTCGGCCAAGTCCATGTTGTCCTGCAAGTCGTAGAACGCCATCTCCGGCTCAATCATCCAGAACTCGGCCAGGTGGCGCGCCGTGTTGGAATTTTCGGCCCGGAAAGTAGGCCCGAACGTGTACACCTTGCCCAGCGCCAACGCCGCAATTTCGCCTTCCAGCTGGCCTGAAACGGTCAGGTTTGTCTGCTTCCCAAAGAAGTCCTCTTTATAGTCTACCGAGCCGTCGGCGGTGCGCGGCGGATGCTCGGGGGGCAACGTGGTTACGCGGAACATCTGGCCCGCACCCTCGGCGTCGGAGCCGGTGATGATGGGCGTGTGCACGTAGTAGAAGCCGTGGTCGTTGAAGTACTGGTGAATGGCAAACGCCAAGGCATGGCGCACGCGCAACACGGCCCCAAAGGTGTTGGTACGCGGGCGCAGATGGGCAATCTCGCGCAAAAACTCCAGCGAGTGGCCTTTCTTCTGCAACGGATACGTTTCGGGGTCGGCTTTGCCAAGTACCTCAATATCAATTGCTTGTATTTCAACCGTTTGGCCTTTGCCTTGCGAGGCTACAAGCTGGCCTCGCACGGCCACGCAGGCACCGGTTGCGACGTCCTTCAGGGTTTCTTCCGGAAATTTCTCCGCGTCGGCTACTACCTGTAGATTATGGATGGTAGAGCCGTCGTTG
This window encodes:
- the asnS gene encoding asparagine--tRNA ligase; the encoded protein is MSLRRSSVQELLRSQELEREVLVKGWVRTRRGNKYVQFIAVNDGSTIHNLQVVADAEKFPEETLKDVATGACVAVRGQLVASQGKGQTVEIQAIDIEVLGKADPETYPLQKKGHSLEFLREIAHLRPRTNTFGAVLRVRHALAFAIHQYFNDHGFYYVHTPIITGSDAEGAGQMFRVTTLPPEHPPRTADGSVDYKEDFFGKQTNLTVSGQLEGEIAALALGKVYTFGPTFRAENSNTARHLAEFWMIEPEMAFYDLQDNMDLAEDFLKSLVRYALEKCPDDLQFLNDQYDKELLGRLQFVVDNGFQRLTYTEAVEILKGAKQKFEFPVDWGTDLQSEHERYLVEKHFKKPVILTDYPKDIKAFYMKLNDDNRTVRAMDVLFPGIGEIIGGSQREENLEKLQARMAQMNVPEEELWWYLDLRRFGSAPHAGFGLGFERLVLFVTGMANIRDVIPFPRFPKNAEF